The sequence CTACAACAGTCTTTTCACCATAAACTTTAGTTAGGTTTTTTACATCAATAATAAAGTTATCTTCTAAGCTTTGGTTCATTGTAACTCTACCTTCACAGGTTCACCTATATGGATTAATGAGCTTTTGGGTGAATATTGCACTCTAGCCTTAACTTCAAAAGAAATTTCTGAATCAGAGTTTATACCATATAGTAGCGGAGGTGTATATTCAGCTTTATTTGATATATAACTTATTTCTGCTGGAATATTTTTACCATCAGTATTTTCAATACTAACTTTTTGGTTTATTTGTACTTTTGCTAAATCTTGCTTTGATACATAGAAAACCACATATACATCTAGAGGATTGATAACTGTTATAATTGGGTTATATGCTCTGACCTCTTCACCAACTCTATAGAAAATTTGATAAACATAGCCATTTTGAGAAGCTTTTACATCTGCAGAATCTATCTTTTGTTGTAAGTAATTTGAATTACTATTAACAAACATTGACATATAATTAGCTGCTGCAACTAGATCTTCTCTAGCTGGCATTTTATTCATAACTTGCATAACTTCAAGATTTCTTACTTGGTTTATTGCCTCAACAAGTTTTCCTTTAGCCTGCTCAAATTGTTTCTTAGAAGTACTATCATCCTTTAGTAAGGCTTTCTGACGAACATATTCTTCTTTTGCAACCTCTAAATTTGCTTTAGCTGTTTTTATATCAAGCTTAGTTCTATCTAAATACGGTTGTCTTTTACCTTTAGACAAATTATTTGCTATCGCTACTGATGCTTGATGTAAAAACTTATTTGATTTTAGAAGAGTTTGATTTTTTGATGAATCCAGTACAAATAATTGCTGACCTTTTGTAATATATTGACCTTCTTTAACTTTTAAATCTAAAAGTCTGCCACTTTCGTCTGAGGATATATATCTAATATCCGTACTAATATACCCAGGTATCACTTCTGCTTTAGATCTTAAAAAATAATAGACTAACCCTAAAGTGCATATTATTAATAGTAAAGCTATAGCAAAGCCTTTTCGCTTATCAAACATTTCAATTCTAATTAAAGAAAATATTATTGAATTATAAATTAATTAAATTTCAAAATGAAATTTAAATCATAGCTATTGCTATTTTCGATAAATTAGGTAATTATTTGAAAATTATGAAGTTAACTTCTCAGACTATGTTTAAAAGAATAATTGTCGCTACTATACTCATCTGTTCTATAAGCTTATCATTTGCAGATGTTGTTAATATTTATGCGCATAGAGGATTACGTCCACTAGCTCCTGAAAACACACTTCCAGCATATACTGATGCTATGCGTGTTGGGGTTGATGTAGTTGATATGGATATCAATATGACTAAAAATAAAGTCCTTGTCGTAACTCATAACCTAACTCTAAACCCTGATCTAACTAAAGATAAAAATGGTAACTGGATCAAAAAAGCGATTCCAATAAAAGATCTGACTCTAGCTCAATTAAAACAATACACTGTTGGATATATAAAACCAAACTCTCCAACTGCAAAAATGTATCCAAACCATGTCGGAATGCCAGGTATTCATATACCGACATTACAACAAGTAATAGACTATGTTAAGTCAAATGTTGGTAGCAGAGTTCGTCTACAAATCGAAATAAAAACAGATCCTTATGACCCTAAGGCAAGCTG is a genomic window of Francisella sp. LA112445 containing:
- a CDS encoding HlyD family efflux transporter periplasmic adaptor subunit codes for the protein MFDKRKGFAIALLLIICTLGLVYYFLRSKAEVIPGYISTDIRYISSDESGRLLDLKVKEGQYITKGQQLFVLDSSKNQTLLKSNKFLHQASVAIANNLSKGKRQPYLDRTKLDIKTAKANLEVAKEEYVRQKALLKDDSTSKKQFEQAKGKLVEAINQVRNLEVMQVMNKMPAREDLVAAANYMSMFVNSNSNYLQQKIDSADVKASQNGYVYQIFYRVGEEVRAYNPIITVINPLDVYVVFYVSKQDLAKVQINQKVSIENTDGKNIPAEISYISNKAEYTPPLLYGINSDSEISFEVKARVQYSPKSSLIHIGEPVKVELQ